A stretch of DNA from Methylogaea oryzae:
AGTGCGCAGAGATATTCAGCGCATCGCCCTTGGTCACGTAATTGGGCAGATCCTTCACCACCAGTTTCAAATCGGTGACCACCATCACTTGGTTGTCCGGATCGGTCTTGGCGACCAACTGCCATTCGCCGGGCTGAGGGTGCTCTACGGTAATCAGATCGTAGCCTTGCTCGTGGCGCCAGTGCACATTGGGCTGCAGCATGATTTCGCTGACTTCCATCTTATCGGGACGCACCAGCTTGGTGGGTTCGGCGCCCTGGCCGAGGAACACCAACAGCGAAAACTCCTGAATGCTGGGATCGACGTTGAATTTATTGCCTTGCAGCGGCACCGTGTCGTGGGGGGTGGTCTTGGCCACCACCTTGGCGAACATCCGCTCCAGCTGTTCGGCCGCTTCGATGGCTTCATGCCATCCGCCGGTATCCTGGGACAGTTTTTTCAGCAACTCCATGTCCGCCTGGTTCGACAAGGCGATGGTGTGCACTTTCACGCCCAGCTGCTGTAGCTTTGGCGTGGTTTCATCAATGAGCCGTTGGCGAGATTCGGCGCTTTGCTTGCTGTCCTTGGAAACGTCCACCATGCCGTCCGTCAGGATGATCAAGTGACGCTTGCCCGCCAGGGAGCTCGCCGTTTTCCAATCTTCGCTGGCTTGGTTCAGCGCCGCCTCGATGTCGGTGAACAAGCCGCGCGAGTGGATTTTATCGGCCCCCGCCAAGGCCTGGGCCTTCCAAGCTTTGTCCGTCCTCCCCAGAGGCAGCAACAACTGGGGCTCGTCCGCAAACAGCCACAGGCTGGCCTGGGCATCGGCCGGCAACAGGCTGACCAGCAATTTGAGCGCCGGCACCCGCAAATTGAGCGGATCGGTCTTTTTCATGCTGCCGGATACGTCGATCACGATGCGCACGTCGGCGCTGGCGGGTGCCGGCGCGTCCTCCGCGTGGGCGGCGGCGGCGAAGCAAAGCAGCAGTAACAGTGATCGCATTATCGAGGCCATATCCGTATTCATTCTGTTATGGTTTTGCAGGGATCAAAATATAGCGCGACGCCAGCCGGCTTAAGACGGACCGCTAAAATGTTGGTATCATTTCACCGCTTTCGTACTCGTGTAAAGCTCTTATGGTAAGAATGGAAACCCCTGTGTGTGACTTCGGCCGCAAACCGGTGGACTTCGCCTTGCCCGGGGTGGACGGCCGCAACTGGAGCCTGGAGCAATGCCGCGGGCCCAACGGCTTGTTGGTCATGTTCATCTGCAACCATTGCCCCTATGTCAAGGCGATTCGCGAACGCATCGTCCGGGATACCCTTGAATTGAAAGATTACGGCGTCGGCGCGGTGGCGATAATGTCCAACGATCCCAGCGAATATCCGGAGGATTCCCTGGACAACATGAAAATCGTCGCCGAACAATTCCGGTTTCCGTTCCCCTATCTGCTGGATGAGTCCCAGCAAGTGGCCAAAGCCTACGGCGCCGTTTGTACGCCGGATTTTTTCGGCTACAACGCCGACCTGGAATTGCAATATCGCGGCCGGCTCGACGAAAGCCGCAAGGACGCCGCCCCCGACAGCGTGCGCCGCGATTTATTCGAGGCCATGAAGCAGGTGGCCCTAACCGGCCGCGGCCCGGCGCAACAAATTCCCAGCATGGGCTGCTCCATCAAGTGGCGGGAAAGCCAAGCATAATTGCCCGTCGCGACGATGCATATCCGCCGCTTGCCGGTATCCGTCGGCGGATCCTAAGATTTCCGGTGGTTTACGAAACGTCGAAAACCGGCGTCTCGTGCACTTTTTTTATACCTAGCTAAATGAGGTAATTGCGTGGCGATCAAGCGAATGACCGATCTGGATCTGCGTGGCAAACGCGTATTGATCCGCGAAGACTTGAACGTACCCTTGAAAGACGGCGAAGTGGCGGACGACACCCGCATCCGCGCCAGCCTGCCCACCATCCGCCATGCCATGGAAGCCGGCGCCAAGGTGATGCTGTTCTCCCACCTGGGCCGCCCCACCGAAGGCGAATACAGCGAAGAAAACTC
This window harbors:
- a CDS encoding VWA domain-containing protein, producing MRSLLLLLCFAAAAHAEDAPAPASADVRIVIDVSGSMKKTDPLNLRVPALKLLVSLLPADAQASLWLFADEPQLLLPLGRTDKAWKAQALAGADKIHSRGLFTDIEAALNQASEDWKTASSLAGKRHLIILTDGMVDVSKDSKQSAESRQRLIDETTPKLQQLGVKVHTIALSNQADMELLKKLSQDTGGWHEAIEAAEQLERMFAKVVAKTTPHDTVPLQGNKFNVDPSIQEFSLLVFLGQGAEPTKLVRPDKMEVSEIMLQPNVHWRHEQGYDLITVEHPQPGEWQLVAKTDPDNQVMVVTDLKLVVKDLPNYVTKGDALNISAHFTDKEGDITKDEFLKLISLRAKDSVGGAETAVAPDAAKPGYFSAAIKDLTPGKHTLLITADSQTFKREVIHNLEVVEQLVSSQVTVDAAADPPQLTVTLTGNKDVLDIKSMRIMAKLSNAYGQNTDVMVPGSEGSWKLKLPVPSPQELLTINFAVTAKTLQGKDIRPSVPSLVLNTQTLAELTAPPAEKAPPPPPKEEAHKAEPPPSAPAETPKPEAAKKPNWLVTTIAAGLINLVLAVGGWYGYRVYKKRVSAKQASLLDDLAPANPKE
- a CDS encoding thioredoxin family protein, whose product is MCDFGRKPVDFALPGVDGRNWSLEQCRGPNGLLVMFICNHCPYVKAIRERIVRDTLELKDYGVGAVAIMSNDPSEYPEDSLDNMKIVAEQFRFPFPYLLDESQQVAKAYGAVCTPDFFGYNADLELQYRGRLDESRKDAAPDSVRRDLFEAMKQVALTGRGPAQQIPSMGCSIKWRESQA